The following proteins are co-located in the Malus sylvestris chromosome 13, drMalSylv7.2, whole genome shotgun sequence genome:
- the LOC126595918 gene encoding protein TIFY 4B-like isoform X10 — MNAPTTTFRSILEKPLNQLTEDDISQLTREDCRKYLKEKGMRRPSWNKSQAIQQVISLKALLEPNDDSGAGALRKIVVLPHTTTATTQRAASNSADSAKEVSPDVQASVSADELAPHPRNEPPKPAPEDPPVYADTTAISLRNHCTTDASVSKMTIFYSGKVNVYDGVPPDKARAILHLAAGPNHLLLDNQFGGAAAARSLHCQFQTAGNKDGLFLPSATISQAMQTVSGNFTEKVGEYTQQYWEKGNNTRDPDAEGQANRKVSLQRYREKRKDREKLKIKKNIGSNTSLEVYLNRQLRTHTSNGNSSQYGTSSPPQPELLQTAENQPRFRCLPVDLNEKDILERRT, encoded by the exons ATGAACGCCCCCACGACGACGTTTCGCTCCATTCTCGAGAAGCCCCTCAATCAGCTCACCGAGGATGACATTTCCCAGCTCACCCGCGAAGACTGCCGCAAATACCTCAAAGAAAAAG GAATGCGGCGGCCCTCCTGGAACAAATCGCAGGCGATCCAGCAGGTTATTTCGCTCAAGGCGCTGCTGGAGCCCAACGACGATTCCGGCGCCGGAGCTCTCAGAAAGATTGTCGTTTTGCCTCATACGACCACCGCCACCACCCAGCGC GCGGCTTCGAATTCCGCTGATTCAGCTAAGGAAGTGAGCCCCGATGTCCAGGCTTCTGTGTCCGCTGACGAATTGGCGCCGCATCCGAGAAATGAACCGCCCAAACCAGCTCCCGAGGACCCACCGGTCTATGCGGATACCACGGCCATCAGTCTCAG AAATCATTGTACAACTGATGCATCAGTTAGTAAAATGACAATTTTCTACAGCGGCAAGGTGAATGTATATGATGGAGTGCCACCTGATAAg GCACGGGCAATCCTGCACCTTGCAGCAGGGCCCAACCATTTGCTTTTGGACAATCAATTTGGTGGTGCTGCAGCAGCAAGATCCTTACATTGCCAATTTCAGACTGCAGGCAATAAAGATGGCCTTTTCCTTCCTAGTGCAACAATTTCTCAGGCAATGCAAACAG TTTCAGGTAACTTTACAGAGAAGGTTGGTGAATATACACAGCAGTACTGGGAGAAAGGGAACAACACTCGTGATCCTG ATGCAGAGGGTCAGGCGAACAGAAAAGTCTCGTTGCAGAGATACCGTGAAAAGCGAAAAGACAG GGAAAAATTAaagattaagaaaaatattggaTCGAATACTAGCTTGGAGGTTTACTTGAATCGTCAACTCAGGACACATACCTCAAATGGTAATTCAAGTCAGTATGGCACAAGCTCTCCACCCCAACCTGAGCTGCTACAGACAGCTGAAAATCAGCCAAGGTTCCGCTGTCTTCCTGTTGACCTAAACGAGAAGG ATATCCTGGAACGCCGGACTTGA
- the LOC126595918 gene encoding protein TIFY 4B-like isoform X7, producing MNAPTTTFRSILEKPLNQLTEDDISQLTREDCRKYLKEKGMRRPSWNKSQAIQQVISLKALLEPNDDSGAGALRKIVVLPHTTTATTQRVSTFAASNSADSAKEVSPDVQASVSADELAPHPRNEPPKPAPEDPPVYADTTAISLRNHCTTDASVSKMTIFYSGKVNVYDGVPPDKARAILHLAAGPNHLLLDNQFGGAAAARSLHCQFQTAGNKDGLFLPSATISQAMQTVSGNFTEKVGEYTQQYWEKGNNTRDPDAEGQANRKVSLQRYREKRKDREKLKIKKNIGSNTSLEVYLNRQLRTHTSNGNSSQYGTSSPPQPELLQTAENQPRFRCLPVDLNEKDILERRT from the exons ATGAACGCCCCCACGACGACGTTTCGCTCCATTCTCGAGAAGCCCCTCAATCAGCTCACCGAGGATGACATTTCCCAGCTCACCCGCGAAGACTGCCGCAAATACCTCAAAGAAAAAG GAATGCGGCGGCCCTCCTGGAACAAATCGCAGGCGATCCAGCAGGTTATTTCGCTCAAGGCGCTGCTGGAGCCCAACGACGATTCCGGCGCCGGAGCTCTCAGAAAGATTGTCGTTTTGCCTCATACGACCACCGCCACCACCCAGCGCGTCAGTACTTTC GCGGCTTCGAATTCCGCTGATTCAGCTAAGGAAGTGAGCCCCGATGTCCAGGCTTCTGTGTCCGCTGACGAATTGGCGCCGCATCCGAGAAATGAACCGCCCAAACCAGCTCCCGAGGACCCACCGGTCTATGCGGATACCACGGCCATCAGTCTCAG AAATCATTGTACAACTGATGCATCAGTTAGTAAAATGACAATTTTCTACAGCGGCAAGGTGAATGTATATGATGGAGTGCCACCTGATAAg GCACGGGCAATCCTGCACCTTGCAGCAGGGCCCAACCATTTGCTTTTGGACAATCAATTTGGTGGTGCTGCAGCAGCAAGATCCTTACATTGCCAATTTCAGACTGCAGGCAATAAAGATGGCCTTTTCCTTCCTAGTGCAACAATTTCTCAGGCAATGCAAACAG TTTCAGGTAACTTTACAGAGAAGGTTGGTGAATATACACAGCAGTACTGGGAGAAAGGGAACAACACTCGTGATCCTG ATGCAGAGGGTCAGGCGAACAGAAAAGTCTCGTTGCAGAGATACCGTGAAAAGCGAAAAGACAG GGAAAAATTAaagattaagaaaaatattggaTCGAATACTAGCTTGGAGGTTTACTTGAATCGTCAACTCAGGACACATACCTCAAATGGTAATTCAAGTCAGTATGGCACAAGCTCTCCACCCCAACCTGAGCTGCTACAGACAGCTGAAAATCAGCCAAGGTTCCGCTGTCTTCCTGTTGACCTAAACGAGAAGG ATATCCTGGAACGCCGGACTTGA
- the LOC126595918 gene encoding protein TIFY 4B-like isoform X11, with the protein MNAPTTTFRSILEKPLNQLTEDDISQLTREDCRKYLKEKGMRRPSWNKSQAIQQVISLKALLEPNDDSGAGALRKIVVLPHTTTATTQRAASNSADSAKEVSPDVQASVSADELAPHPRNEPPKPAPEDPPVYADTTAISLRNHCTTDASVSKMTIFYSGKVNVYDGVPPDKARAILHLAAGPNHLLLDNQFGGAAAARSLHCQFQTAGNKDGLFLPSATISQAMQTGNFTEKVGEYTQQYWEKGNNTRDPDAEGQANRKVSLQRYREKRKDREKLKIKKNIGSNTSLEVYLNRQLRTHTSNGNSSQYGTSSPPQPELLQTAENQPRFRCLPVDLNEKDILERRT; encoded by the exons ATGAACGCCCCCACGACGACGTTTCGCTCCATTCTCGAGAAGCCCCTCAATCAGCTCACCGAGGATGACATTTCCCAGCTCACCCGCGAAGACTGCCGCAAATACCTCAAAGAAAAAG GAATGCGGCGGCCCTCCTGGAACAAATCGCAGGCGATCCAGCAGGTTATTTCGCTCAAGGCGCTGCTGGAGCCCAACGACGATTCCGGCGCCGGAGCTCTCAGAAAGATTGTCGTTTTGCCTCATACGACCACCGCCACCACCCAGCGC GCGGCTTCGAATTCCGCTGATTCAGCTAAGGAAGTGAGCCCCGATGTCCAGGCTTCTGTGTCCGCTGACGAATTGGCGCCGCATCCGAGAAATGAACCGCCCAAACCAGCTCCCGAGGACCCACCGGTCTATGCGGATACCACGGCCATCAGTCTCAG AAATCATTGTACAACTGATGCATCAGTTAGTAAAATGACAATTTTCTACAGCGGCAAGGTGAATGTATATGATGGAGTGCCACCTGATAAg GCACGGGCAATCCTGCACCTTGCAGCAGGGCCCAACCATTTGCTTTTGGACAATCAATTTGGTGGTGCTGCAGCAGCAAGATCCTTACATTGCCAATTTCAGACTGCAGGCAATAAAGATGGCCTTTTCCTTCCTAGTGCAACAATTTCTCAGGCAATGCAAACAG GTAACTTTACAGAGAAGGTTGGTGAATATACACAGCAGTACTGGGAGAAAGGGAACAACACTCGTGATCCTG ATGCAGAGGGTCAGGCGAACAGAAAAGTCTCGTTGCAGAGATACCGTGAAAAGCGAAAAGACAG GGAAAAATTAaagattaagaaaaatattggaTCGAATACTAGCTTGGAGGTTTACTTGAATCGTCAACTCAGGACACATACCTCAAATGGTAATTCAAGTCAGTATGGCACAAGCTCTCCACCCCAACCTGAGCTGCTACAGACAGCTGAAAATCAGCCAAGGTTCCGCTGTCTTCCTGTTGACCTAAACGAGAAGG ATATCCTGGAACGCCGGACTTGA
- the LOC126595918 gene encoding protein TIFY 4B-like isoform X1 produces MNAPTTTFRSILEKPLNQLTEDDISQLTREDCRKYLKEKGMRRPSWNKSQAIQQVISLKALLEPNDDSGAGALRKIVVLPHTTTATTQRVSTFAASNSADSAKEVSPDVQASVSADELAPHPRNEPPKPAPEDPPVYADTTAISLRNHCTTDASVSKMTIFYSGKVNVYDGVPPDKVNEAFSLNGDLEISLPMQGYMDLQARAILHLAAGPNHLLLDNQFGGAAAARSLHCQFQTAGNKDGLFLPSATISQAMQTVSGNFTEKVGEYTQQYWEKGNNTRDPDAEGQANRKVSLQRYREKRKDREKLKIKKNIGSNTSLEVYLNRQLRTHTSNGNSSQYGTSSPPQPELLQTAENQPRFRCLPVDLNEKDILERRT; encoded by the exons ATGAACGCCCCCACGACGACGTTTCGCTCCATTCTCGAGAAGCCCCTCAATCAGCTCACCGAGGATGACATTTCCCAGCTCACCCGCGAAGACTGCCGCAAATACCTCAAAGAAAAAG GAATGCGGCGGCCCTCCTGGAACAAATCGCAGGCGATCCAGCAGGTTATTTCGCTCAAGGCGCTGCTGGAGCCCAACGACGATTCCGGCGCCGGAGCTCTCAGAAAGATTGTCGTTTTGCCTCATACGACCACCGCCACCACCCAGCGCGTCAGTACTTTC GCGGCTTCGAATTCCGCTGATTCAGCTAAGGAAGTGAGCCCCGATGTCCAGGCTTCTGTGTCCGCTGACGAATTGGCGCCGCATCCGAGAAATGAACCGCCCAAACCAGCTCCCGAGGACCCACCGGTCTATGCGGATACCACGGCCATCAGTCTCAG AAATCATTGTACAACTGATGCATCAGTTAGTAAAATGACAATTTTCTACAGCGGCAAGGTGAATGTATATGATGGAGTGCCACCTGATAAggtaaatgaagctttctctTTGAATGGAGACCTTGAGATAAGCCTTCCAATGCAGGGATATATGGATTTGCAGGCACGGGCAATCCTGCACCTTGCAGCAGGGCCCAACCATTTGCTTTTGGACAATCAATTTGGTGGTGCTGCAGCAGCAAGATCCTTACATTGCCAATTTCAGACTGCAGGCAATAAAGATGGCCTTTTCCTTCCTAGTGCAACAATTTCTCAGGCAATGCAAACAG TTTCAGGTAACTTTACAGAGAAGGTTGGTGAATATACACAGCAGTACTGGGAGAAAGGGAACAACACTCGTGATCCTG ATGCAGAGGGTCAGGCGAACAGAAAAGTCTCGTTGCAGAGATACCGTGAAAAGCGAAAAGACAG GGAAAAATTAaagattaagaaaaatattggaTCGAATACTAGCTTGGAGGTTTACTTGAATCGTCAACTCAGGACACATACCTCAAATGGTAATTCAAGTCAGTATGGCACAAGCTCTCCACCCCAACCTGAGCTGCTACAGACAGCTGAAAATCAGCCAAGGTTCCGCTGTCTTCCTGTTGACCTAAACGAGAAGG ATATCCTGGAACGCCGGACTTGA
- the LOC126595918 gene encoding protein TIFY 4B-like isoform X3, which translates to MNAPTTTFRSILEKPLNQLTEDDISQLTREDCRKYLKEKGMRRPSWNKSQAIQQVISLKALLEPNDDSGAGALRKIVVLPHTTTATTQRVSTFAASNSADSAKEVSPDVQASVSADELAPHPRNEPPKPAPEDPPVYADTTAISLRNHCTTDASVSKMTIFYSGKVNVYDGVPPDKVNEAFSLNGDLEISLPMQGYMDLQARAILHLAAGPNHLLLDNQFGGAAAARSLHCQFQTAGNKDGLFLPSATISQAMQTVSGNFTEKVGEYTQQYWEKGNNTRDPEGQANRKVSLQRYREKRKDREKLKIKKNIGSNTSLEVYLNRQLRTHTSNGNSSQYGTSSPPQPELLQTAENQPRFRCLPVDLNEKDILERRT; encoded by the exons ATGAACGCCCCCACGACGACGTTTCGCTCCATTCTCGAGAAGCCCCTCAATCAGCTCACCGAGGATGACATTTCCCAGCTCACCCGCGAAGACTGCCGCAAATACCTCAAAGAAAAAG GAATGCGGCGGCCCTCCTGGAACAAATCGCAGGCGATCCAGCAGGTTATTTCGCTCAAGGCGCTGCTGGAGCCCAACGACGATTCCGGCGCCGGAGCTCTCAGAAAGATTGTCGTTTTGCCTCATACGACCACCGCCACCACCCAGCGCGTCAGTACTTTC GCGGCTTCGAATTCCGCTGATTCAGCTAAGGAAGTGAGCCCCGATGTCCAGGCTTCTGTGTCCGCTGACGAATTGGCGCCGCATCCGAGAAATGAACCGCCCAAACCAGCTCCCGAGGACCCACCGGTCTATGCGGATACCACGGCCATCAGTCTCAG AAATCATTGTACAACTGATGCATCAGTTAGTAAAATGACAATTTTCTACAGCGGCAAGGTGAATGTATATGATGGAGTGCCACCTGATAAggtaaatgaagctttctctTTGAATGGAGACCTTGAGATAAGCCTTCCAATGCAGGGATATATGGATTTGCAGGCACGGGCAATCCTGCACCTTGCAGCAGGGCCCAACCATTTGCTTTTGGACAATCAATTTGGTGGTGCTGCAGCAGCAAGATCCTTACATTGCCAATTTCAGACTGCAGGCAATAAAGATGGCCTTTTCCTTCCTAGTGCAACAATTTCTCAGGCAATGCAAACAG TTTCAGGTAACTTTACAGAGAAGGTTGGTGAATATACACAGCAGTACTGGGAGAAAGGGAACAACACTCGTGATCCTG AGGGTCAGGCGAACAGAAAAGTCTCGTTGCAGAGATACCGTGAAAAGCGAAAAGACAG GGAAAAATTAaagattaagaaaaatattggaTCGAATACTAGCTTGGAGGTTTACTTGAATCGTCAACTCAGGACACATACCTCAAATGGTAATTCAAGTCAGTATGGCACAAGCTCTCCACCCCAACCTGAGCTGCTACAGACAGCTGAAAATCAGCCAAGGTTCCGCTGTCTTCCTGTTGACCTAAACGAGAAGG ATATCCTGGAACGCCGGACTTGA
- the LOC126595918 gene encoding protein TIFY 4B-like isoform X6 yields the protein MNAPTTTFRSILEKPLNQLTEDDISQLTREDCRKYLKEKGMRRPSWNKSQAIQQVISLKALLEPNDDSGAGALRKIVVLPHTTTATTQRVSTFAASNSADSAKEVSPDVQASVSADELAPHPRNEPPKPAPEDPPVYADTTAISLRNHCTTDASVSKMTIFYSGKVNVYDGVPPDKGYMDLQARAILHLAAGPNHLLLDNQFGGAAAARSLHCQFQTAGNKDGLFLPSATISQAMQTVSGNFTEKVGEYTQQYWEKGNNTRDPDAEGQANRKVSLQRYREKRKDREKLKIKKNIGSNTSLEVYLNRQLRTHTSNGNSSQYGTSSPPQPELLQTAENQPRFRCLPVDLNEKDILERRT from the exons ATGAACGCCCCCACGACGACGTTTCGCTCCATTCTCGAGAAGCCCCTCAATCAGCTCACCGAGGATGACATTTCCCAGCTCACCCGCGAAGACTGCCGCAAATACCTCAAAGAAAAAG GAATGCGGCGGCCCTCCTGGAACAAATCGCAGGCGATCCAGCAGGTTATTTCGCTCAAGGCGCTGCTGGAGCCCAACGACGATTCCGGCGCCGGAGCTCTCAGAAAGATTGTCGTTTTGCCTCATACGACCACCGCCACCACCCAGCGCGTCAGTACTTTC GCGGCTTCGAATTCCGCTGATTCAGCTAAGGAAGTGAGCCCCGATGTCCAGGCTTCTGTGTCCGCTGACGAATTGGCGCCGCATCCGAGAAATGAACCGCCCAAACCAGCTCCCGAGGACCCACCGGTCTATGCGGATACCACGGCCATCAGTCTCAG AAATCATTGTACAACTGATGCATCAGTTAGTAAAATGACAATTTTCTACAGCGGCAAGGTGAATGTATATGATGGAGTGCCACCTGATAAg GGATATATGGATTTGCAGGCACGGGCAATCCTGCACCTTGCAGCAGGGCCCAACCATTTGCTTTTGGACAATCAATTTGGTGGTGCTGCAGCAGCAAGATCCTTACATTGCCAATTTCAGACTGCAGGCAATAAAGATGGCCTTTTCCTTCCTAGTGCAACAATTTCTCAGGCAATGCAAACAG TTTCAGGTAACTTTACAGAGAAGGTTGGTGAATATACACAGCAGTACTGGGAGAAAGGGAACAACACTCGTGATCCTG ATGCAGAGGGTCAGGCGAACAGAAAAGTCTCGTTGCAGAGATACCGTGAAAAGCGAAAAGACAG GGAAAAATTAaagattaagaaaaatattggaTCGAATACTAGCTTGGAGGTTTACTTGAATCGTCAACTCAGGACACATACCTCAAATGGTAATTCAAGTCAGTATGGCACAAGCTCTCCACCCCAACCTGAGCTGCTACAGACAGCTGAAAATCAGCCAAGGTTCCGCTGTCTTCCTGTTGACCTAAACGAGAAGG ATATCCTGGAACGCCGGACTTGA
- the LOC126595918 gene encoding uncharacterized protein LOC126595918 isoform X15: MNAPTTTFRSILEKPLNQLTEDDISQLTREDCRKYLKEKGMRRPSWNKSQAIQQVISLKALLEPNDDSGAGALRKIVVLPHTTTATTQRVSTFAASNSADSAKEVSPDVQASVSADELAPHPRNEPPKPAPEDPPVYADTTAISLRDIWICRHGQSCTLQQGPTICFWTINLVVLQQQDPYIANFRLQAIKMAFSFLVQQFLRQCKQVTLQRRLVNIHSSTGRKGTTLVILRVRRTEKSRCRDTVKSEKTGHIPQMVIQVSMAQALHPNLSCYRQLKISQGSAVFLLT; the protein is encoded by the exons ATGAACGCCCCCACGACGACGTTTCGCTCCATTCTCGAGAAGCCCCTCAATCAGCTCACCGAGGATGACATTTCCCAGCTCACCCGCGAAGACTGCCGCAAATACCTCAAAGAAAAAG GAATGCGGCGGCCCTCCTGGAACAAATCGCAGGCGATCCAGCAGGTTATTTCGCTCAAGGCGCTGCTGGAGCCCAACGACGATTCCGGCGCCGGAGCTCTCAGAAAGATTGTCGTTTTGCCTCATACGACCACCGCCACCACCCAGCGCGTCAGTACTTTC GCGGCTTCGAATTCCGCTGATTCAGCTAAGGAAGTGAGCCCCGATGTCCAGGCTTCTGTGTCCGCTGACGAATTGGCGCCGCATCCGAGAAATGAACCGCCCAAACCAGCTCCCGAGGACCCACCGGTCTATGCGGATACCACGGCCATCAGTCTCAG GGATATATGGATTTGCAGGCACGGGCAATCCTGCACCTTGCAGCAGGGCCCAACCATTTGCTTTTGGACAATCAATTTGGTGGTGCTGCAGCAGCAAGATCCTTACATTGCCAATTTCAGACTGCAGGCAATAAAGATGGCCTTTTCCTTCCTAGTGCAACAATTTCTCAGGCAATGCAAACAG GTAACTTTACAGAGAAGGTTGGTGAATATACACAGCAGTACTGGGAGAAAGGGAACAACACTCGTGATCCTG AGGGTCAGGCGAACAGAAAAGTCTCGTTGCAGAGATACCGTGAAAAGCGAAAAGACAG GACACATACCTCAAATGGTAATTCAAGTCAGTATGGCACAAGCTCTCCACCCCAACCTGAGCTGCTACAGACAGCTGAAAATCAGCCAAGGTTCCGCTGTCTTCCTGTTGACCTAA
- the LOC126595918 gene encoding protein TIFY 4B-like isoform X8 gives MNAPTTTFRSILEKPLNQLTEDDISQLTREDCRKYLKEKGMRRPSWNKSQAIQQVISLKALLEPNDDSGAGALRKIVVLPHTTTATTQRVSTFAASNSADSAKEVSPDVQASVSADELAPHPRNEPPKPAPEDPPVYADTTAISLRNHCTTDASVSKMTIFYSGKVNVYDGVPPDKVNEAFSLNGDLEISLPMQGYMDLQARAILHLAAGPNHLLLDNQFGGAAAARSLHCQFQTAGNKDGLFLPSATISQAMQTVSGNFTEKVGEYTQQYWEKGNNTRDPDAEGQANRKVSLQRYREKRKDRTHTSNGNSSQYGTSSPPQPELLQTAENQPRFRCLPVDLNEKDILERRT, from the exons ATGAACGCCCCCACGACGACGTTTCGCTCCATTCTCGAGAAGCCCCTCAATCAGCTCACCGAGGATGACATTTCCCAGCTCACCCGCGAAGACTGCCGCAAATACCTCAAAGAAAAAG GAATGCGGCGGCCCTCCTGGAACAAATCGCAGGCGATCCAGCAGGTTATTTCGCTCAAGGCGCTGCTGGAGCCCAACGACGATTCCGGCGCCGGAGCTCTCAGAAAGATTGTCGTTTTGCCTCATACGACCACCGCCACCACCCAGCGCGTCAGTACTTTC GCGGCTTCGAATTCCGCTGATTCAGCTAAGGAAGTGAGCCCCGATGTCCAGGCTTCTGTGTCCGCTGACGAATTGGCGCCGCATCCGAGAAATGAACCGCCCAAACCAGCTCCCGAGGACCCACCGGTCTATGCGGATACCACGGCCATCAGTCTCAG AAATCATTGTACAACTGATGCATCAGTTAGTAAAATGACAATTTTCTACAGCGGCAAGGTGAATGTATATGATGGAGTGCCACCTGATAAggtaaatgaagctttctctTTGAATGGAGACCTTGAGATAAGCCTTCCAATGCAGGGATATATGGATTTGCAGGCACGGGCAATCCTGCACCTTGCAGCAGGGCCCAACCATTTGCTTTTGGACAATCAATTTGGTGGTGCTGCAGCAGCAAGATCCTTACATTGCCAATTTCAGACTGCAGGCAATAAAGATGGCCTTTTCCTTCCTAGTGCAACAATTTCTCAGGCAATGCAAACAG TTTCAGGTAACTTTACAGAGAAGGTTGGTGAATATACACAGCAGTACTGGGAGAAAGGGAACAACACTCGTGATCCTG ATGCAGAGGGTCAGGCGAACAGAAAAGTCTCGTTGCAGAGATACCGTGAAAAGCGAAAAGACAG GACACATACCTCAAATGGTAATTCAAGTCAGTATGGCACAAGCTCTCCACCCCAACCTGAGCTGCTACAGACAGCTGAAAATCAGCCAAGGTTCCGCTGTCTTCCTGTTGACCTAAACGAGAAGG ATATCCTGGAACGCCGGACTTGA
- the LOC126595918 gene encoding protein TIFY 4B-like isoform X2: MNAPTTTFRSILEKPLNQLTEDDISQLTREDCRKYLKEKGMRRPSWNKSQAIQQVISLKALLEPNDDSGAGALRKIVVLPHTTTATTQRVSTFAASNSADSAKEVSPDVQASVSADELAPHPRNEPPKPAPEDPPVYADTTAISLRNHCTTDASVSKMTIFYSGKVNVYDGVPPDKVNEAFSLNGDLEISLPMQGYMDLQARAILHLAAGPNHLLLDNQFGGAAAARSLHCQFQTAGNKDGLFLPSATISQAMQTGNFTEKVGEYTQQYWEKGNNTRDPDAEGQANRKVSLQRYREKRKDREKLKIKKNIGSNTSLEVYLNRQLRTHTSNGNSSQYGTSSPPQPELLQTAENQPRFRCLPVDLNEKDILERRT; encoded by the exons ATGAACGCCCCCACGACGACGTTTCGCTCCATTCTCGAGAAGCCCCTCAATCAGCTCACCGAGGATGACATTTCCCAGCTCACCCGCGAAGACTGCCGCAAATACCTCAAAGAAAAAG GAATGCGGCGGCCCTCCTGGAACAAATCGCAGGCGATCCAGCAGGTTATTTCGCTCAAGGCGCTGCTGGAGCCCAACGACGATTCCGGCGCCGGAGCTCTCAGAAAGATTGTCGTTTTGCCTCATACGACCACCGCCACCACCCAGCGCGTCAGTACTTTC GCGGCTTCGAATTCCGCTGATTCAGCTAAGGAAGTGAGCCCCGATGTCCAGGCTTCTGTGTCCGCTGACGAATTGGCGCCGCATCCGAGAAATGAACCGCCCAAACCAGCTCCCGAGGACCCACCGGTCTATGCGGATACCACGGCCATCAGTCTCAG AAATCATTGTACAACTGATGCATCAGTTAGTAAAATGACAATTTTCTACAGCGGCAAGGTGAATGTATATGATGGAGTGCCACCTGATAAggtaaatgaagctttctctTTGAATGGAGACCTTGAGATAAGCCTTCCAATGCAGGGATATATGGATTTGCAGGCACGGGCAATCCTGCACCTTGCAGCAGGGCCCAACCATTTGCTTTTGGACAATCAATTTGGTGGTGCTGCAGCAGCAAGATCCTTACATTGCCAATTTCAGACTGCAGGCAATAAAGATGGCCTTTTCCTTCCTAGTGCAACAATTTCTCAGGCAATGCAAACAG GTAACTTTACAGAGAAGGTTGGTGAATATACACAGCAGTACTGGGAGAAAGGGAACAACACTCGTGATCCTG ATGCAGAGGGTCAGGCGAACAGAAAAGTCTCGTTGCAGAGATACCGTGAAAAGCGAAAAGACAG GGAAAAATTAaagattaagaaaaatattggaTCGAATACTAGCTTGGAGGTTTACTTGAATCGTCAACTCAGGACACATACCTCAAATGGTAATTCAAGTCAGTATGGCACAAGCTCTCCACCCCAACCTGAGCTGCTACAGACAGCTGAAAATCAGCCAAGGTTCCGCTGTCTTCCTGTTGACCTAAACGAGAAGG ATATCCTGGAACGCCGGACTTGA
- the LOC126595918 gene encoding protein TIFY 4B-like isoform X5 produces MNAPTTTFRSILEKPLNQLTEDDISQLTREDCRKYLKEKGMRRPSWNKSQAIQQVISLKALLEPNDDSGAGALRKIVVLPHTTTATTQRVSTFAASNSADSAKEVSPDVQASVSADELAPHPRNEPPKPAPEDPPVYADTTAISLRNHCTTDASVSKMTIFYSGKVNVYDGVPPDKVNEAFSLNGDLEISLPMQGYMDLQARAILHLAAGPNHLLLDNQFGGAAAARSLHCQFQTAGNKDGLFLPSATISQAMQTGNFTEKVGEYTQQYWEKGNNTRDPEGQANRKVSLQRYREKRKDREKLKIKKNIGSNTSLEVYLNRQLRTHTSNGNSSQYGTSSPPQPELLQTAENQPRFRCLPVDLNEKDILERRT; encoded by the exons ATGAACGCCCCCACGACGACGTTTCGCTCCATTCTCGAGAAGCCCCTCAATCAGCTCACCGAGGATGACATTTCCCAGCTCACCCGCGAAGACTGCCGCAAATACCTCAAAGAAAAAG GAATGCGGCGGCCCTCCTGGAACAAATCGCAGGCGATCCAGCAGGTTATTTCGCTCAAGGCGCTGCTGGAGCCCAACGACGATTCCGGCGCCGGAGCTCTCAGAAAGATTGTCGTTTTGCCTCATACGACCACCGCCACCACCCAGCGCGTCAGTACTTTC GCGGCTTCGAATTCCGCTGATTCAGCTAAGGAAGTGAGCCCCGATGTCCAGGCTTCTGTGTCCGCTGACGAATTGGCGCCGCATCCGAGAAATGAACCGCCCAAACCAGCTCCCGAGGACCCACCGGTCTATGCGGATACCACGGCCATCAGTCTCAG AAATCATTGTACAACTGATGCATCAGTTAGTAAAATGACAATTTTCTACAGCGGCAAGGTGAATGTATATGATGGAGTGCCACCTGATAAggtaaatgaagctttctctTTGAATGGAGACCTTGAGATAAGCCTTCCAATGCAGGGATATATGGATTTGCAGGCACGGGCAATCCTGCACCTTGCAGCAGGGCCCAACCATTTGCTTTTGGACAATCAATTTGGTGGTGCTGCAGCAGCAAGATCCTTACATTGCCAATTTCAGACTGCAGGCAATAAAGATGGCCTTTTCCTTCCTAGTGCAACAATTTCTCAGGCAATGCAAACAG GTAACTTTACAGAGAAGGTTGGTGAATATACACAGCAGTACTGGGAGAAAGGGAACAACACTCGTGATCCTG AGGGTCAGGCGAACAGAAAAGTCTCGTTGCAGAGATACCGTGAAAAGCGAAAAGACAG GGAAAAATTAaagattaagaaaaatattggaTCGAATACTAGCTTGGAGGTTTACTTGAATCGTCAACTCAGGACACATACCTCAAATGGTAATTCAAGTCAGTATGGCACAAGCTCTCCACCCCAACCTGAGCTGCTACAGACAGCTGAAAATCAGCCAAGGTTCCGCTGTCTTCCTGTTGACCTAAACGAGAAGG ATATCCTGGAACGCCGGACTTGA